In the Paenibacillus sp. FSL H7-0357 genome, one interval contains:
- a CDS encoding DUF3139 domain-containing protein produces the protein MRKFAYRALVVLILLVILTAVVYVQVNKFIFSHRVKAYLIEEKGYSDETISSVKGVWGIKAPPFFAVVSFSDEPEVEYTYFAHNEVMQFSHEISLKGRKSGIRESSLKHIEPYNPY, from the coding sequence ATGAGGAAATTCGCTTACAGAGCGCTTGTTGTGCTGATTCTGCTAGTTATTTTGACTGCTGTAGTATACGTGCAAGTCAACAAATTCATCTTTTCTCACAGGGTAAAGGCCTATCTGATCGAAGAGAAGGGTTACAGCGATGAAACGATATCTTCGGTAAAAGGGGTTTGGGGAATCAAAGCACCGCCTTTTTTTGCCGTAGTGAGTTTTAGCGATGAGCCTGAGGTGGAGTATACTTATTTTGCCCATAATGAAGTAATGCAGTTCAGCCATGAGATCAGTCTTAAAGGCCGGAAGTCGGGAATCCGCGAGTCCAGTCTTAAGCATATTGAGCCCTATAATCCTTATTAA
- a CDS encoding pectinesterase family protein — protein MLVGKEGFCDFHSIQEAVDALERLPSGKAETLYILAGIYEEAVRIYRSDLTIRGIGQVEITNNRYARQKDVTGEEQGTFATPTLFLGGSRLVLENLTLSNTAGQGTEIGQALAVYAHCDETVFRNCILKGHQDTLFTGPLPPANKQGGAFGGIPLKERHNHYRQLYTHCYIEGTVDFIFGGATAYFEHCEIRSLRHYNDGPGYITAGSTPPGQPYGYLFKDCYLTADPNVDEVYLGRPWRGYAKTEMLNCRMGGHIHPSGWDNWEDPANEVTVRYREYGLAKDDPLRKQRVGWAILPDMGEEAPRKEQVFAGTDFWKVWKE, from the coding sequence ATGCTGGTGGGCAAAGAGGGCTTTTGCGATTTTCATTCGATCCAGGAGGCGGTTGATGCGCTTGAACGGCTGCCTTCAGGTAAAGCGGAGACGTTGTATATTCTGGCCGGTATTTATGAGGAGGCTGTGCGGATCTATCGTTCGGACCTGACGATCAGGGGCATCGGACAAGTAGAGATTACCAACAACCGTTACGCAAGGCAGAAAGATGTGACTGGAGAGGAACAGGGCACCTTTGCCACTCCGACCTTGTTTCTGGGTGGGAGCAGGCTGGTGCTGGAAAACCTGACCCTATCCAATACGGCCGGGCAAGGCACTGAAATCGGGCAAGCGCTTGCAGTATATGCACATTGCGACGAAACGGTCTTCCGCAACTGTATCTTAAAGGGGCACCAGGATACCCTGTTTACTGGCCCGCTGCCTCCGGCGAACAAACAGGGGGGAGCTTTCGGAGGAATCCCCCTCAAAGAGCGGCATAACCATTACCGCCAGCTGTATACCCATTGCTACATAGAAGGTACGGTAGATTTTATTTTTGGCGGTGCGACGGCTTATTTCGAGCATTGCGAAATCCGCAGCCTGCGGCACTACAATGATGGTCCTGGCTATATCACGGCAGGCTCCACACCGCCGGGCCAGCCTTACGGCTACCTGTTCAAGGATTGTTACCTGACAGCTGACCCGAATGTGGATGAAGTGTATTTGGGCCGTCCCTGGCGCGGCTATGCCAAGACAGAGATGCTGAATTGCCGCATGGGCGGGCATATTCATCCAAGCGGTTGGGATAACTGGGAGGATCCGGCCAATGAAGTGACCGTCCGTTACCGCGAATATGGTTTAGCGAAGGATGACCCTTTGAGGAAACAGCGTGTAGGCTGGGCTATTTTGCCGGACATGGGGGAAGAGGCGCCGAGGAAAGAGCAGGTTTTTGCCGGTACGGATTTTTGGAAAGTGTGGAAGGAGTGA
- a CDS encoding LacI family DNA-binding transcriptional regulator: protein MITIKDIARVAGVSHTTVSRALNGSPLIKKVTRDKIEKIAAEMNYVPNYSAKSLVTKRSFTIGLFFSSIDQGTSSSFLVDVIKGISHVLDENFNLTVNGIDGVHNYANIQPQRFDGILVMSQSDEDNAFIYHVKTMGIPLVVLNRQLEDPGIMNVVANDREGVKEAIDYAVTQGHQRFAIIEGKPGFKSSTERKQGFIDSLIAHQLQLNSSYFAAGDYSIESGYAAMSTLLELPDPPTAVFCSNDDMAIGAMNACYARKISIPQQISLIGFDDIMFARYTNPALTTVRKPIVDISELGTKMLIQLLQQPETKPQQLFVKTSLVVRDTVTEI from the coding sequence ATGATTACTATCAAAGATATTGCACGTGTTGCCGGCGTTTCCCATACCACCGTTTCCAGAGCACTAAACGGCAGCCCGCTAATCAAGAAAGTAACCCGGGACAAGATCGAGAAAATCGCCGCGGAAATGAATTATGTGCCGAACTACAGCGCCAAAAGCCTGGTCACCAAACGGTCCTTTACCATCGGCCTGTTCTTCTCCAGTATTGATCAGGGAACATCGTCCAGCTTTCTGGTCGACGTCATTAAAGGGATCAGCCATGTGCTGGATGAGAACTTTAACCTGACTGTAAACGGAATTGACGGCGTTCACAATTACGCCAACATTCAGCCGCAACGCTTTGACGGTATTCTGGTCATGAGCCAGAGCGACGAGGATAACGCTTTTATCTACCATGTCAAAACAATGGGCATCCCGCTTGTGGTGCTGAACCGCCAATTGGAGGATCCCGGCATTATGAACGTTGTAGCCAATGACCGCGAAGGTGTGAAGGAAGCGATCGATTATGCCGTAACACAAGGGCATCAGCGTTTTGCAATTATTGAAGGCAAACCCGGCTTCAAGTCCTCAACCGAGCGTAAACAGGGCTTCATAGATAGCCTGATCGCTCACCAGCTTCAACTGAATTCAAGTTATTTTGCAGCCGGTGATTACAGCATTGAAAGCGGATATGCAGCAATGTCTACCCTGCTTGAGTTGCCTGATCCGCCTACGGCCGTCTTTTGCTCCAATGACGATATGGCTATCGGCGCCATGAATGCCTGCTATGCCCGAAAGATCAGCATTCCGCAACAGATTTCACTCATCGGCTTCGACGATATTATGTTCGCCCGCTACACGAATCCGGCATTGACTACGGTCCGCAAGCCTATTGTCGATATCAGTGAGCTCGGCACCAAGATGCTGATTCAGCTCCTGCAGCAGCCGGAGACCAAACCCCAGCAGTTGTTCGTCAAGACTTCGCTGGTCGTACGGGACACGGTCACAGAAATTTAG
- a CDS encoding tagaturonate reductase, which translates to MSTNRLSRSTHPHLPLHPERMIQFGEGNFMRAFVDWQLQQMNNQGLFNGSAVLVQPIEQGLGGLMAAQDNLYTVLLNGIMQQQPVNSREIISSVSRVINPYTDYEAYLALAEDDELEFITSNTTEAGIAYHPGDLAGGTPPKSFPAKLTALLHRRFQLGKKGFVIIPCELIDRNGEKLRQIVQQYAAEWNLGEAFLQWLEQENTFCCSLVDRIVPGYPRDKAAELEAELGYLDNLMVTAEPFLFWVIEGPAWLAEKLPLAEAGLNVVVTDDMTPYRERKVHLLNGPHTAMVPLGMMAGLETVEDVMNDQTFSRFVRELIEEELIPMLDLPKEELLPYADAVQERFKNPFIRHELTSISLNSISKFKTRLLPVLLKYQQERGKLPELITLSFAGLLLSYRGDLVARQDSPEVLAIFDEAWSNPANLVQAILKDESLWGEDLSQVPGLAEVLSSHLQKLESSDSRAALEQFVS; encoded by the coding sequence ATGTCGACAAACCGTTTATCCCGAAGCACTCACCCCCATCTGCCCCTGCATCCCGAACGGATGATTCAGTTCGGTGAAGGCAACTTTATGCGCGCCTTCGTAGACTGGCAGCTGCAGCAAATGAACAATCAAGGACTCTTTAACGGAAGTGCAGTATTGGTTCAGCCGATTGAGCAGGGTCTTGGCGGGCTGATGGCCGCCCAGGATAACCTGTACACTGTACTGCTAAACGGAATCATGCAGCAGCAGCCTGTGAATTCACGCGAGATCATCTCCAGCGTCAGCCGGGTGATTAATCCCTATACCGATTATGAAGCTTATCTCGCTCTGGCTGAGGACGATGAGCTGGAATTCATCACTTCCAACACCACTGAAGCCGGGATTGCCTATCATCCGGGCGACCTCGCGGGCGGTACACCGCCGAAGAGTTTCCCGGCTAAGCTAACAGCACTTCTGCACCGGCGTTTTCAACTGGGCAAAAAAGGCTTCGTCATCATCCCTTGTGAGCTGATCGACCGCAACGGCGAGAAATTGCGGCAAATTGTGCAGCAGTACGCTGCGGAATGGAACCTGGGTGAAGCCTTCCTGCAATGGCTGGAACAGGAGAATACGTTCTGCTGCAGTCTGGTAGACCGGATTGTACCAGGGTATCCCCGTGATAAAGCCGCGGAGCTGGAGGCTGAACTGGGTTATCTTGACAACCTGATGGTGACTGCTGAACCGTTTCTATTCTGGGTCATTGAAGGCCCGGCATGGCTTGCAGAGAAGCTGCCGCTGGCGGAAGCCGGGCTGAATGTCGTGGTGACAGATGATATGACGCCTTACCGTGAACGGAAGGTTCATCTGCTGAATGGCCCTCATACGGCGATGGTGCCACTGGGCATGATGGCCGGCCTTGAGACGGTTGAGGATGTGATGAATGACCAAACGTTCTCCCGGTTTGTACGGGAACTGATAGAGGAAGAACTGATCCCGATGCTGGATCTGCCGAAAGAGGAGCTTCTGCCTTATGCTGACGCTGTGCAGGAGCGGTTCAAGAACCCTTTTATCCGTCATGAGCTTACATCCATTTCCCTGAACAGTATCTCCAAATTCAAAACCCGGCTGCTCCCTGTGCTGCTAAAGTACCAGCAGGAGCGCGGCAAGCTGCCGGAGCTGATTACCCTCTCTTTTGCCGGCCTGCTGCTCAGCTACCGTGGAGACCTTGTGGCGCGTCAGGACAGTCCGGAAGTGCTGGCCATTTTTGATGAAGCGTGGAGCAATCCTGCCAACTTAGTTCAGGCGATATTGAAGGACGAGAGCCTGTGGGGTGAAGATTTGTCGCAGGTGCCGGGTCTGGCAGAGGTGCTTTCGTCCCATCTGCAGAAGCTGGAAAGCTCGGACAGCCGGGCTGCACTGGAGCAGTTTGTAAGCTGA
- a CDS encoding UxaA family hydrolase: MKRLMKMNPRDTVAVALRPISAGEELVFEGMTLKAVQDIPQGHKIALTSFAADDVITKYGYPIGHAIAPIQAGEWIHTHNIKTNLAGEEEYEYVPDLHPVTYPSRDLTFQGYRRTNGKVGIRNDLFIIPTVGCVNGIAEQMLQEFKAEHPDMGTFDNFTVLKHPYGCSQLGDDHRMTRSILLDAVNHPNAGGVLVFGLGCENNIVSEFRSMLGDYDEKRVKFLVAQEVGNEVEAGLTLLEELYEAAKDDARETVPLSELNIGLKCGGSDGFSGITANPLLGAFSDFIISQGGTSVLTEVPEMFGAEKMLMARAESREVYEDIVSLINNFKQYFLSYGEPVYENPSPGNKAGGISTLEDKSLGCTQKAGTSPVVDVLQYGVKLRKKGLSLLQAPGNDLVAASALAASDCQLVLFTTGRGTPFGSFVPTVKVATNNELFAKKGHWMDFNAGPLLEVPMADVLEEFIGYIIDVASGQKTRNEQNEVRELAIFKTGVTL, encoded by the coding sequence ATGAAGCGTCTAATGAAAATGAATCCCCGGGATACGGTAGCTGTGGCGCTGCGCCCCATTTCCGCCGGAGAAGAGCTTGTTTTTGAAGGAATGACTCTTAAGGCAGTCCAGGACATCCCGCAGGGTCATAAAATAGCGTTGACCAGCTTTGCGGCGGATGACGTTATTACGAAATATGGTTATCCTATCGGCCACGCGATTGCTCCGATTCAAGCGGGCGAATGGATTCACACGCATAACATCAAGACGAATCTGGCGGGTGAAGAGGAATATGAATACGTGCCCGATCTTCATCCGGTCACTTACCCTTCCCGTGATTTGACCTTTCAGGGCTACCGCCGGACAAACGGCAAGGTTGGTATCCGCAACGATCTGTTTATTATTCCCACAGTAGGCTGTGTGAACGGTATCGCTGAGCAAATGCTGCAGGAATTCAAGGCTGAACATCCGGATATGGGAACCTTCGACAACTTTACCGTGCTTAAGCATCCTTACGGCTGCTCCCAGCTTGGCGATGACCACCGGATGACCCGCAGCATTCTGCTGGATGCCGTGAATCATCCCAACGCCGGGGGTGTGCTCGTCTTCGGTCTCGGCTGCGAGAACAACATTGTCTCCGAGTTCCGCAGCATGCTGGGTGATTATGACGAGAAGCGGGTCAAATTCCTCGTCGCCCAGGAAGTGGGTAATGAAGTGGAAGCAGGTCTCACGCTGCTGGAGGAGCTGTATGAAGCAGCTAAGGATGATGCCCGTGAGACAGTTCCGCTCAGCGAGCTGAACATCGGGCTGAAATGCGGCGGCTCCGACGGATTCTCGGGCATTACCGCCAACCCGCTGCTGGGCGCTTTTTCCGATTTCATTATCTCCCAGGGCGGAACCTCGGTACTGACCGAAGTGCCTGAAATGTTCGGAGCGGAGAAAATGCTGATGGCCCGTGCGGAAAGCCGTGAGGTCTATGAAGATATCGTATCCCTGATCAATAACTTCAAGCAATACTTCCTCTCTTACGGGGAACCGGTCTATGAGAACCCTTCTCCCGGCAACAAAGCCGGAGGCATCAGCACGTTGGAAGACAAATCGCTGGGCTGTACCCAGAAGGCAGGAACGTCCCCTGTGGTGGATGTGCTGCAATATGGCGTAAAGCTGCGCAAAAAAGGGCTCAGCCTCCTCCAGGCACCGGGCAACGATCTGGTGGCCGCATCTGCGCTGGCCGCATCGGACTGCCAGCTGGTATTGTTCACAACCGGCAGAGGAACTCCATTTGGTAGCTTTGTGCCTACGGTTAAGGTGGCGACCAACAATGAGCTTTTTGCCAAAAAAGGCCATTGGATGGATTTCAACGCCGGTCCGCTGCTGGAGGTCCCGATGGCCGATGTGCTTGAGGAGTTTATCGGCTATATTATCGATGTTGCCAGCGGTCAAAAAACACGGAATGAGCAAAACGAAGTGCGCGAGCTGGCTATTTTCAAAACTGGAGTCACGCTATAA
- the uxaC gene encoding glucuronate isomerase, giving the protein MFLNDDFLLTTDTARLLFHQHAKAMPIIDYHCHLDPKEIYEDRAFSNLTEAWLYGDHYKWRLMRANGVPESHITGDASDYDKFLAWARTVPQAVGNPLYSWTHLELRRFFGIHELLNETSAPAIWEEVNRKLAEPAFSRRGLIRSSRVKTICTTDDPADTLEYHRLLKDSETAFKVFPTFRPDKALNIDAEGFPAWIKRLEEASGLSVVSYASLLDALRNRVEFFHENGCRLSDHALDVLRYRAGEPADAEAIFAKRLEGGILSPEEVTLYRTELLSALIGFYHDKGWTMQLHLHAFRNNNTPMFRKLGPDTGYDGLNDLPLTEALSKLLDRAECGTGLPKTILYSLNPGDYPALLALMGCYQKDTPGKLQLGSGWWYNDTRSGMREQLTLLADNSLLGNFVGMLTDSRSFLSYTRHEYFRRVLCGLIGELAARGEAPDDEVLLGQLVENIAYNNAAGFFGFPAGE; this is encoded by the coding sequence ATGTTTTTAAACGATGATTTTCTATTAACAACCGACACCGCACGGCTTCTGTTCCATCAACATGCCAAAGCTATGCCCATTATTGATTACCATTGCCATCTCGATCCAAAAGAGATTTATGAAGACCGTGCATTCAGCAACCTGACCGAGGCCTGGCTCTACGGAGATCATTACAAATGGCGGCTGATGCGTGCCAACGGGGTTCCGGAATCGCATATTACCGGAGATGCCTCGGATTATGACAAGTTTCTGGCCTGGGCCCGGACCGTACCGCAAGCCGTAGGCAACCCGCTGTACAGCTGGACTCACCTGGAGCTGCGCCGTTTTTTCGGTATCCATGAGCTGCTCAACGAAACGTCTGCTCCGGCCATCTGGGAAGAAGTCAACCGCAAGCTGGCGGAACCGGCCTTCTCGCGCCGTGGACTGATTCGCAGCTCCAGAGTCAAGACCATCTGCACTACCGATGATCCGGCTGATACGCTGGAGTACCACCGGCTGTTAAAAGATTCAGAGACAGCCTTCAAGGTATTCCCTACCTTCCGTCCCGACAAGGCGCTGAACATTGACGCCGAAGGATTCCCGGCCTGGATCAAGCGGCTGGAAGAAGCATCCGGTTTAAGCGTGGTGTCGTATGCTTCGCTGCTGGACGCACTGAGAAACCGCGTGGAATTCTTCCATGAGAACGGCTGCCGCCTGTCCGACCATGCGCTGGATGTGCTGCGCTACCGTGCAGGGGAGCCTGCTGATGCCGAAGCCATCTTCGCCAAGCGGCTGGAGGGCGGAATCCTCTCGCCGGAGGAAGTCACACTCTACCGCACGGAGCTGCTGTCGGCTCTAATCGGGTTCTATCACGATAAAGGCTGGACGATGCAGCTGCATCTGCACGCCTTCCGCAACAACAATACACCAATGTTCCGGAAGCTGGGACCGGATACCGGTTATGACGGCCTGAATGACCTGCCGCTGACCGAAGCGTTGTCTAAGCTGCTCGACCGCGCAGAATGCGGGACCGGCCTGCCGAAGACGATTCTTTATTCGCTGAATCCGGGCGATTATCCCGCCCTGCTGGCCTTGATGGGCTGCTATCAAAAGGACACACCGGGCAAACTCCAGCTTGGCTCCGGCTGGTGGTACAACGACACCCGCAGCGGAATGCGCGAGCAGCTGACACTGCTTGCGGACAACAGCCTGCTGGGCAATTTTGTCGGCATGCTGACAGATTCCCGCAGCTTCCTCTCCTACACCCGCCACGAATATTTCCGCCGTGTGCTGTGCGGGCTGATCGGTGAACTGGCCGCGCGCGGTGAAGCGCCGGATGACGAAGTGCTGCTGGGTCAACTGGTGGAGAATATCGCGTATAACAACGCCGCCGGATTCTTCGGTTTTCCAGCCGGAGAATAA
- a CDS encoding rhamnogalacturonan acetylesterase — protein MPTLYIAGDSTAAQKGADQKPMTGWGEYLQGYFGPEITVDNRAINGRSTKSYLEQGRLADIEQDFQPGDYLLIQFGHNDEKQEDPARYTDPGKDYRLNLITFIDSARSRGGFPVLLTSVSRRRFTPQGDPDPLAVGAYPQAMREVAELTGTPLLDLFASSQQLYRKLGIEGSRHLFMHLPKSRHPNYPEGITDDTHFSNEGAKQVAELVAEAIRHSADLSALIQHMQPLQQNRI, from the coding sequence ATGCCGACACTATATATCGCCGGTGACTCCACCGCAGCGCAGAAAGGTGCCGATCAGAAGCCGATGACCGGCTGGGGAGAATATCTTCAGGGCTATTTCGGCCCGGAAATCACCGTGGACAACCGCGCAATTAACGGACGGAGCACCAAATCATATCTCGAGCAAGGACGGCTCGCGGATATTGAACAGGATTTCCAGCCCGGTGATTATCTGCTGATTCAGTTTGGCCACAATGACGAGAAGCAGGAGGATCCGGCCCGCTATACCGATCCCGGCAAGGACTACCGCCTCAATCTGATCACGTTTATTGATTCGGCCCGCAGCCGCGGCGGTTTCCCTGTCCTGCTGACCTCTGTCAGCCGCCGCCGCTTCACTCCGCAGGGCGATCCCGATCCGCTGGCGGTGGGAGCTTACCCGCAGGCGATGCGTGAAGTGGCGGAGCTTACCGGCACACCGCTGCTTGATCTCTTCGCTTCTTCCCAGCAGCTCTACCGGAAGCTCGGTATCGAGGGGTCCAGGCATTTATTTATGCATCTGCCCAAGAGCAGGCATCCCAATTATCCGGAAGGGATTACGGATGATACCCATTTCTCTAATGAAGGGGCTAAACAAGTGGCAGAGCTGGTAGCAGAAGCAATCCGCCATTCTGCAGACTTGTCCGCTCTTATTCAACACATGCAACCATTGCAACAGAACCGGATTTAA
- a CDS encoding sugar phosphate isomerase/epimerase family protein, whose product MSAPLHFGIRAHDFARLPLPELIAKLDQYRFKHIQFAVRKSFPESVPSLAALSPGTAAYFGEAFRQAGVRIAVLGCYVNIIDPDPGKRAQALNDFSTHLRLARDFGASLVGTETGSVGKGYTTDNFTEEAFQEVVVSVKAMVAEAERFGVTVGIEAGQNHPLHSAKLTRRLLDLIPSNNLQIILDCANLMSPDNYRQQEAVITEALELLGDRIAVIHLKDFTVQDGQIIIVPVGQGHLQFAPILHYMKYKRPHIQGLLESTSEPHLRESVDFLQRLYSEV is encoded by the coding sequence ATGTCCGCACCGCTTCATTTTGGCATCCGCGCCCATGATTTTGCCCGGCTTCCTTTGCCGGAGCTGATCGCCAAGCTGGATCAATACCGCTTTAAGCATATTCAGTTTGCGGTACGCAAATCTTTTCCCGAAAGCGTCCCCTCTCTGGCGGCATTAAGCCCGGGAACGGCGGCATACTTTGGCGAAGCGTTCCGGCAAGCCGGGGTCCGGATTGCCGTTCTCGGCTGCTATGTGAATATCATTGATCCCGATCCCGGCAAAAGAGCGCAGGCGCTAAATGATTTCAGCACCCATCTACGCCTGGCACGTGATTTCGGAGCCAGCCTGGTAGGTACAGAAACAGGCAGCGTAGGCAAGGGCTATACAACGGATAACTTTACGGAGGAAGCCTTCCAGGAGGTAGTCGTTTCGGTCAAGGCCATGGTGGCGGAAGCGGAACGTTTCGGCGTAACGGTAGGCATTGAGGCAGGCCAGAATCATCCCCTGCACTCTGCGAAGCTGACGAGGCGGCTGCTGGATCTGATTCCCTCCAATAATCTGCAGATCATTCTGGACTGCGCGAACCTGATGTCGCCCGATAATTACCGGCAGCAGGAAGCGGTCATTACCGAAGCACTTGAGCTGCTTGGGGACAGAATCGCGGTGATCCATCTGAAGGATTTCACGGTCCAAGACGGCCAAATCATCATTGTTCCTGTCGGTCAGGGGCATCTGCAGTTTGCCCCCATTCTACATTATATGAAATACAAGCGCCCGCACATTCAGGGTCTCCTGGAGAGCACCTCCGAACCGCATCTGCGGGAAAGTGTAGATTTCCTGCAGCGGTTATACAGCGAAGTCTAG
- a CDS encoding NAD(+) synthase → MHNYGFARVAAASPELRVADCEFNAAQIIEVIKQADEEQVEYLVLPELCITGYTCADLFLQPALLDAALKSLHSIAAASAGLHMVVIAGLPIAIKGRLFNCAAVIQQGNILGIVPKTCIPGYSEFYEPRWFAGAEELEITELRLGEITIPIGNDLIFACEANSNLSFGVEICEDLWVPVPPSSLLAQAGAVLLFNPSASNELVGKADYRRQLVSSQSASCVAGYVYAGCNAGESTTDVVFGGHSLIAENGLTLAESERFTHESRIIIADIDIPKIQYSRTVMGTFRAGKGGRNYREVLYAEPAPRNSERKLVRTVGVNPFVPGNPLQRDERCREILSIQTSGLMKRIRHIGTKQAVIGISGGLDSTLALLVSVRAMELLGRPASDVLAVTMPGFGTTNRTYDNAVGLIKALGASLKVVDIKAACLQHFEDIGHDKDVHDLTYENVQARERTQILMDLANKNGGIVIGTGDLSELALGWCTYNGDHMSMYSVNSGIPKTLIQYVVAWYADHEADETVNKLLYSVIETGISPELLPPSKTGEIVQLTENILGPYVVHDFFLYYMLRTGASPGKILYLAQHAFGDGYTREQLVGWLKVFITRFFTQQFKRSCLPDGPKVGTVSLSPRGDWRMPSDASAALWLREVEEL, encoded by the coding sequence ATGCATAATTATGGATTCGCGCGGGTGGCTGCCGCTTCCCCGGAACTGCGGGTGGCTGACTGCGAGTTTAATGCAGCACAAATTATTGAGGTTATCAAGCAGGCGGACGAGGAACAGGTGGAGTACCTGGTGCTGCCCGAGCTTTGCATCACTGGTTATACCTGTGCAGATTTATTCCTGCAGCCCGCGCTGCTGGATGCGGCTCTGAAGAGCCTTCATAGCATTGCCGCCGCAAGTGCCGGACTTCACATGGTAGTCATTGCCGGGCTGCCCATTGCTATTAAGGGACGGCTGTTCAACTGTGCCGCCGTCATCCAGCAGGGAAACATTTTGGGCATTGTGCCCAAAACCTGTATTCCCGGCTACAGTGAGTTCTATGAACCGCGCTGGTTTGCAGGTGCCGAAGAGCTTGAAATCACAGAGCTGCGTCTCGGGGAAATCACCATTCCCATCGGCAATGATCTTATTTTCGCATGTGAAGCGAACAGCAATTTATCCTTTGGCGTTGAAATCTGTGAGGACTTGTGGGTTCCCGTTCCACCGAGTAGTCTGTTAGCCCAAGCCGGCGCTGTGCTGCTGTTTAACCCTTCAGCCAGCAACGAGCTGGTAGGCAAAGCAGACTACCGCCGCCAGCTTGTCTCCAGCCAGTCCGCCTCCTGCGTGGCAGGTTATGTCTACGCCGGCTGCAATGCCGGCGAATCCACAACCGATGTCGTATTCGGCGGCCATTCCCTGATCGCCGAGAATGGTCTGACACTTGCGGAATCGGAGCGTTTTACCCATGAGAGCCGGATCATCATCGCCGATATCGACATCCCGAAAATCCAGTATTCCCGCACGGTCATGGGTACCTTCCGTGCCGGAAAGGGCGGCCGCAATTATCGTGAGGTGCTGTATGCGGAGCCTGCCCCACGTAACAGTGAACGGAAACTCGTTCGTACCGTCGGCGTTAATCCTTTTGTTCCCGGCAATCCGCTTCAGCGCGATGAACGCTGCCGTGAGATCCTCTCCATCCAGACCTCCGGCCTGATGAAAAGAATCCGCCATATCGGCACCAAGCAGGCCGTCATCGGTATTTCCGGCGGCCTGGACAGCACGCTTGCGCTGCTGGTGTCCGTACGGGCCATGGAGCTGCTCGGCCGCCCGGCAAGCGACGTGCTCGCCGTTACGATGCCGGGCTTCGGCACCACGAACCGGACCTACGATAATGCCGTCGGCCTGATCAAAGCGCTTGGAGCTTCACTTAAGGTTGTCGATATCAAGGCTGCCTGTCTGCAGCACTTCGAAGACATCGGCCATGACAAGGATGTTCATGACTTGACCTACGAAAATGTACAAGCCAGGGAACGGACACAAATCCTGATGGATTTGGCCAACAAAAACGGCGGCATCGTCATCGGCACCGGCGACTTGTCCGAGCTGGCGCTTGGATGGTGTACCTATAACGGGGACCATATGTCCATGTACAGCGTCAACTCAGGCATTCCGAAGACACTGATCCAATACGTCGTCGCCTGGTACGCGGATCACGAAGCGGACGAGACGGTGAACAAACTGCTCTACAGCGTTATTGAAACGGGGATCAGCCCGGAGCTGCTGCCGCCTTCGAAGACAGGGGAAATTGTCCAATTGACCGAAAATATACTCGGTCCTTATGTTGTGCATGATTTTTTCCTCTATTATATGCTCCGCACCGGCGCTTCCCCCGGCAAAATCCTGTACCTCGCCCAACATGCCTTCGGCGATGGCTATACCCGGGAACAGCTGGTCGGGTGGCTGAAAGTATTCATCACCCGTTTCTTCACCCAACAGTTCAAACGCTCCTGCCTGCCGGACGGCCCGAAGGTCGGGACCGTCAGTCTTTCACCGCGCGGCGACTGGCGGATGCCAAGCGACGCTTCCGCCGCGCTCTGGCTGCGGGAAGTCGAGGAATTGTAG
- a CDS encoding MarR family winged helix-turn-helix transcriptional regulator — protein sequence MSDHNDFFEISTMFKTFLKGMAQGWNKQGFALSLTQFKALHFLSKEGPMMVSQLAAALNMTPAAITGVTDSLLAEGYVEKERAADDRRVVNITLTKEGKAAIEEAHNKQKEIMGSYFSILPDEDIAHLRRIFGVLISELDKK from the coding sequence TTGTCCGATCACAATGATTTTTTTGAAATCTCTACCATGTTCAAAACGTTCCTGAAAGGAATGGCTCAGGGCTGGAATAAACAAGGCTTTGCCCTTAGCCTGACCCAATTCAAGGCTTTGCATTTTCTGTCCAAGGAAGGCCCGATGATGGTATCCCAGCTGGCCGCTGCGCTTAACATGACCCCCGCGGCAATCACAGGTGTTACAGACTCGCTGCTTGCTGAAGGTTACGTCGAGAAGGAACGGGCGGCTGACGATCGACGAGTGGTTAATATTACACTGACGAAGGAAGGAAAAGCTGCAATCGAGGAGGCGCATAATAAACAAAAGGAGATCATGGGCTCCTACTTCAGCATCTTGCCTGATGAGGATATCGCACATTTAAGAAGAATTTTTGGAGTATTAATCTCGGAATTAGACAAAAAATAA